The following proteins come from a genomic window of Mammaliicoccus sp. Marseille-Q6498:
- a CDS encoding peptidoglycan DD-metalloendopeptidase family protein, with the protein MAGDRIDGFTIDLGIDTSDIDKGMANLQRKLKTADAQLKANLSTFDKAEKSVDKFETQLDGLNKSMTQQARAVDKSKEKLDKLKGSQDKTTEALKRAGIEADKAKQKHERLTNEYEDMNKVFKEHKANVKSAQDAQKQMQNTVTALSAKTKNAKSSLDSLSNELKELEKDTAGNAGEISDLTFEIGRAEREYKKLSTSLDGATRDLNESKAATAGAKNELEKFSNANKEAMASAKTAMSEAKKQADSAERSYAKLNREVGELPSKLDKAEKEVYEQALAYNLLQNRIDETTDELKELNRQQTFFGKMSLGIKSFDERWQAVNAKINKIGDSFRNVGYVAQGVINGVLIQNISTIVPIAGAATSAVAGIGGAAVAAGGGAIGMMGVYGTALGGISVFAGMAASSLKRLEDGTLKITGEVTRYQGALESLKNTWNGLADKNQANIFNTMTNGIRIAVLALQRLTPAIDSISGIISKASLKMFEWVQNSKNANQVFTVINSTAPPIFQNLVNAIMKVTDGLAHMFVQFAPLFKWAGDGVESLATKFNKWANSASTDSSTAAFIQYTKTNLPIVGQIFGNIFGGIVGLFKAFSGHSHTVLIGMQNVTKTFKEWGQSLSSSDKFKTFIDYLNTNGPVVWQLLKNLGSTLVGLVQGMSPIGAIMLKVTTSITGFISKIVNSSPAVGAFIGILAALVGGLMALVPPIALARTAFGGLGMSAVATGGKVGFMSKALGVLRGAFTLLLGPWGIAIAALVGGFVLAYKKSETFRNIVNGALNSVKNTFTLVATTVKGFFQLFQGNGQDGVITLSKILPPNVVIGLTNFATKVKTIFFQVVTAVKNFAVSIGSQISAFWSKNGAEITQAVKTIGNVISTVFKFIWSYVIKPIMTLIWNLMKLLWPAIKMLVISVWNNIKGVIQGALNIILGIIKVFSALLTGNWKGVWQGIVQILRGAVKLAWNLVQLWFVGKILKVVKVGLVALRGVVVKGWTFIRNFITKSAQGTWNSVRTKFTGLYKSARGIFSNLSKFCSNLWTSLKNKITSLGQSIWNNIRNKFNGLSKSTRSIFDKLSKWTRNLWTNLKNTITKTAQNLWTNVKNKFTGLYKSARSIFNSLSKFARNLWTNLKNSITKLAQNIWTNVKNKFSAMFNSVKNILNRLFNSAKNIFTSIKNKVSSIATSAKNNVVNGFKAMYDKGKSWINKLKGFLGDSVSGFKSLASKVGKGIANGAIGGLNKMIDGVNWLSKKIMDKKLIKDKIQPLSTGTGGSKGVRTNSKGQLQESTLAMVNDKGRGNGKGSNGHQELIRDKDGSMYAPKGRNVVLPLRKGMEVINGKDTQSMFGDIPKFSAGSGTKSKKKKPSAFMQGMNNVKNVLKASTDATVKTVSKKGGELAGEGAAKAKEVWDYVENPGKLVQMTLDKFGVDFSGIKGVYGSFMKHGFAGLKKGLVKKVMSWFDDAGGYGNVDGSSILKHGISYGYSPNKPLAGYPLSINGGRHYGIDTPHINEKIQAPTSGIVRKQYDPGGGTVAQLLNGKIAQYYLHLSDVLKTGRVKQGDTFARTGNSGANTTGAHLHTQIEDPASNALTNSNTKDPVAFLKSKGGSSGGGGGLLNNVRTALKIANLPVTQKYINAWMKQIQTESGGNARAIGGTDGLADGRATGLVQVKPGTFNAYKGNGMGNIFNPIHNLVAGMNYSKSRYGKGLLSVIGQGHGYATGGLINQNGMYNLAEGGYPEYVIPTDPKRRTDAMKLLALAGQDIQSGRNKRPNQLKTPKNNSGSDDSSMLKKVVEQQSTQISQMSKAIEYLAQIVTSNQTIADNPVTLDGRRLNKNNNEQQAINMATSLMGR; encoded by the coding sequence ATGGCAGGAGATAGAATAGATGGTTTTACGATTGATCTCGGAATTGATACGTCCGATATAGACAAAGGTATGGCTAACTTGCAACGTAAGTTAAAAACAGCAGATGCACAATTGAAAGCTAATCTATCCACATTCGACAAGGCAGAAAAATCAGTCGATAAGTTCGAGACGCAATTAGATGGACTGAATAAGTCGATGACACAACAAGCAAGAGCCGTAGATAAATCAAAGGAAAAATTAGATAAATTAAAAGGTTCACAAGACAAAACGACTGAAGCACTTAAAAGAGCAGGTATTGAAGCAGATAAAGCGAAACAGAAACACGAACGTCTTACTAATGAATATGAAGATATGAACAAAGTATTCAAAGAACATAAAGCAAATGTGAAATCTGCTCAAGATGCGCAAAAACAAATGCAAAATACGGTAACAGCATTAAGCGCTAAAACTAAAAATGCTAAAAGTTCATTAGATAGTTTAAGTAATGAATTAAAAGAATTAGAAAAAGATACTGCTGGAAATGCAGGAGAAATATCAGACCTCACTTTTGAAATAGGACGTGCAGAAAGAGAATATAAAAAGCTATCTACTTCACTAGATGGGGCAACACGTGATTTAAACGAATCTAAAGCAGCAACTGCTGGTGCAAAAAATGAGTTAGAAAAATTCAGCAATGCCAATAAAGAAGCAATGGCGAGTGCTAAAACTGCGATGTCAGAAGCTAAGAAACAAGCAGACAGTGCAGAAAGAAGTTATGCGAAGCTAAATAGAGAAGTAGGAGAACTACCTTCTAAATTAGATAAAGCCGAAAAAGAAGTTTACGAACAAGCACTTGCTTATAACTTACTTCAAAATCGCATTGATGAAACGACTGATGAATTAAAAGAATTAAATAGACAACAAACATTTTTCGGTAAGATGTCACTCGGAATAAAATCATTTGATGAACGTTGGCAAGCAGTTAATGCCAAAATTAATAAAATAGGTGATAGCTTTAGAAATGTTGGATATGTGGCACAAGGCGTAATTAACGGCGTGCTTATTCAAAATATATCTACGATTGTACCTATTGCTGGTGCTGCTACAAGTGCAGTTGCAGGTATAGGTGGTGCTGCAGTAGCTGCAGGTGGCGGTGCTATCGGCATGATGGGTGTCTATGGTACAGCTTTAGGTGGTATTTCAGTGTTCGCTGGAATGGCTGCATCTTCTTTAAAACGTTTAGAAGATGGAACGCTTAAAATTACTGGTGAAGTTACTAGGTATCAAGGCGCTTTAGAATCACTTAAAAATACTTGGAACGGATTAGCTGATAAAAACCAAGCGAACATATTTAATACTATGACAAATGGTATTAGAATAGCCGTGCTTGCTTTACAAAGATTAACACCTGCGATAGATAGTATTTCAGGTATTATCAGTAAAGCATCACTCAAGATGTTTGAGTGGGTACAGAATAGCAAAAACGCAAATCAAGTATTCACTGTTATCAATTCAACTGCTCCACCTATATTCCAAAATTTAGTTAACGCTATCATGAAAGTAACAGATGGACTAGCACATATGTTTGTACAGTTCGCTCCTTTGTTTAAATGGGCGGGTGATGGTGTTGAAAGTTTAGCAACTAAATTTAATAAATGGGCAAATAGTGCAAGTACAGATTCAAGCACTGCAGCATTTATACAATACACTAAAACAAACCTACCTATTGTGGGTCAGATATTTGGTAATATTTTTGGTGGAATTGTAGGATTATTTAAAGCATTTAGTGGTCATTCACATACAGTTTTAATTGGTATGCAGAACGTTACTAAAACATTCAAAGAATGGGGTCAAAGCCTTTCAAGTTCTGATAAATTCAAAACATTTATTGATTATTTAAATACAAATGGTCCTGTTGTTTGGCAATTACTTAAAAACTTAGGTTCTACTTTAGTAGGGTTAGTGCAAGGTATGTCACCTATAGGTGCAATAATGCTGAAAGTAACAACATCGATCACTGGGTTTATCTCTAAAATAGTAAACTCAAGCCCTGCAGTAGGAGCGTTCATTGGTATTCTAGCTGCTTTAGTCGGTGGATTAATGGCATTAGTACCACCAATCGCTTTAGCAAGAACAGCATTCGGTGGACTCGGAATGTCTGCAGTGGCAACAGGTGGAAAAGTCGGCTTTATGAGTAAAGCTTTAGGTGTGTTACGAGGTGCATTTACATTACTATTAGGTCCGTGGGGGATTGCAATCGCTGCCCTAGTCGGAGGTTTTGTATTAGCTTATAAGAAATCAGAAACCTTTAGAAATATCGTGAATGGTGCTTTAAATAGTGTTAAAAATACGTTTACTCTAGTGGCTACAACAGTTAAAGGTTTCTTCCAATTATTTCAAGGAAATGGACAAGATGGCGTTATAACGTTATCTAAGATATTGCCTCCTAATGTGGTAATAGGACTAACGAATTTTGCTACAAAAGTTAAAACTATATTCTTCCAAGTGGTAACTGCAGTTAAAAACTTTGCAGTTTCAATTGGTTCGCAAATTAGTGCATTCTGGTCTAAGAATGGCGCTGAAATAACGCAAGCTGTCAAAACGATAGGCAACGTTATATCAACAGTCTTTAAATTCATTTGGTCTTATGTAATCAAGCCAATTATGACATTGATTTGGAACTTAATGAAATTGTTATGGCCAGCTATAAAAATGTTAGTCATTTCTGTATGGAATAATATCAAAGGCGTTATACAAGGTGCTTTAAATATTATACTCGGCATCATTAAAGTATTCTCTGCTTTACTCACAGGTAACTGGAAAGGTGTGTGGCAGGGTATTGTACAAATACTAAGAGGCGCAGTGAAGTTAGCATGGAATCTAGTCCAATTATGGTTTGTCGGCAAGATACTCAAAGTCGTTAAAGTTGGACTTGTGGCTTTACGTGGTGTAGTAGTTAAAGGTTGGACGTTTATAAGAAACTTTATTACTAAATCAGCTCAAGGAACGTGGAATTCAGTTCGTACGAAGTTCACTGGACTGTATAAATCAGCGCGCGGAATTTTCTCGAACTTGTCTAAATTCTGTAGTAATTTGTGGACGTCATTAAAGAATAAAATTACATCATTAGGTCAATCTATTTGGAATAATATACGTAATAAGTTTAACGGATTATCTAAATCTACTAGATCAATTTTTGATAAGTTAAGTAAGTGGACACGTAATCTGTGGACGAATTTAAAAAATACAATTACTAAAACCGCACAAAACTTATGGACGAATGTGAAGAACAAATTCACAGGATTATACAAATCTGCCAGATCCATTTTTAATAGTTTGTCAAAATTCGCTCGTAATCTTTGGACTAATTTAAAGAACTCGATTACTAAATTAGCTCAAAACATTTGGACTAACGTTAAGAATAAATTTAGTGCCATGTTCAATAGCGTGAAAAATATTCTAAATAGATTGTTCAATAGTGCCAAAAATATATTTACAAGTATTAAAAATAAAGTATCTAGTATAGCAACATCTGCTAAAAATAATGTCGTGAATGGTTTTAAAGCTATGTACGATAAAGGTAAGTCGTGGATAAATAAATTAAAAGGTTTCTTAGGTGATTCTGTCAGTGGTTTCAAGAGCTTAGCAAGCAAAGTTGGTAAAGGAATTGCTAATGGCGCTATTGGTGGGCTTAACAAAATGATTGACGGTGTTAACTGGTTATCTAAAAAGATCATGGATAAGAAACTAATAAAAGATAAGATACAACCATTATCTACTGGTACTGGTGGCAGTAAAGGCGTTAGAACTAACTCTAAAGGTCAATTACAAGAAAGTACGTTAGCTATGGTCAATGATAAAGGTCGCGGTAATGGTAAGGGTTCTAATGGTCATCAAGAATTAATTAGAGACAAAGACGGCTCAATGTATGCACCAAAAGGACGTAACGTTGTCTTGCCACTTAGAAAAGGTATGGAAGTAATCAACGGTAAAGATACTCAAAGTATGTTCGGTGATATACCTAAATTTAGTGCAGGTTCTGGAACGAAAAGTAAAAAGAAAAAACCTTCCGCATTTATGCAAGGTATGAATAACGTTAAAAATGTACTCAAAGCTAGTACAGATGCTACTGTTAAAACAGTATCAAAAAAAGGTGGAGAATTAGCAGGTGAAGGCGCTGCTAAAGCTAAAGAAGTGTGGGATTACGTTGAGAATCCTGGCAAGTTAGTGCAAATGACACTTGATAAATTCGGTGTTGATTTTTCTGGTATCAAAGGTGTATATGGTAGCTTTATGAAACATGGCTTTGCTGGACTTAAAAAAGGTTTAGTTAAGAAAGTTATGAGTTGGTTTGATGATGCTGGTGGATATGGCAATGTTGACGGTTCTAGTATCTTAAAACACGGTATTAGTTACGGATATAGTCCGAATAAACCATTAGCAGGCTATCCTTTATCAATCAATGGTGGTCGTCACTACGGTATTGATACACCTCATATTAATGAGAAAATACAAGCTCCAACAAGTGGTATTGTAAGGAAACAATACGATCCTGGTGGAGGTACTGTTGCCCAATTACTTAACGGTAAAATCGCACAGTATTACCTCCATTTAAGTGATGTATTGAAAACAGGTCGTGTAAAACAGGGTGATACATTTGCACGAACTGGTAACAGTGGGGCAAATACAACAGGCGCTCATTTACACACACAAATAGAAGATCCAGCATCAAACGCTTTAACGAATAGTAATACTAAAGATCCGGTTGCATTCCTTAAAAGTAAAGGCGGTTCATCTGGTGGCGGTGGTGGCTTACTAAATAATGTAAGGACCGCGTTAAAAATAGCCAACTTACCAGTTACACAGAAATATATCAACGCATGGATGAAACAAATTCAAACTGAATCTGGTGGTAATGCTAGAGCTATTGGTGGTACTGATGGATTAGCTGACGGTAGAGCAACTGGACTTGTACAAGTGAAACCAGGCACATTTAATGCTTATAAAGGCAATGGAATGGGTAATATATTCAATCCAATTCATAACCTTGTGGCTGGTATGAACTACTCTAAATCTCGATATGGTAAAGGATTATTAAGCGTTATCGGTCAAGGTCATGGTTACGCAACTGGTGGACTTATCAACCAAAACGGTATGTACAATCTTGCTGAAGGTGGATATCCCGAATACGTTATACCAACTGATCCTAAACGTCGTACAGATGCTATGAAGTTATTAGCTCTAGCGGGTCAAGATATACAAAGCGGTAGAAACAAAAGACCTAATCAACTTAAGACACCTAAAAATAATAGTGGTAGTGATGATAGTAGTATGTTGAAAAAAGTTGTAGAACAACAAAGTACACAAATCAGCCAAATGAGTAAAGCAATCGAGTATCTAGCACAAATCGTCACTAGCAATCAAACCATTGCAGATAATCCAGTCACGTTAGATGGTAGACGTTTAAATAAAAACAACAACGAGCAACAAGCTATTAATATGGCAACTTCGTTGATGGGGAGGTAA
- a CDS encoding phage tail protein, giving the protein MGKYNANTGLSEVWYSVLQSEAGSAVTLSEIDMIDYLKEMSFEIGEELTRGYGSNKTAEVAKSGGEPTLNLTFHKLPVSVQEKILGLTKHATNQKVYGMVGSKKIVYVALAFARTMEDGSKEWFGFAKGVFTKPNKEGQTKENDVEFGQDEIEGQFMERYIDGFDEKEAVIMTYDEAGETDGRDTVFESIFGKPYPGIIDGTPVGTVPEA; this is encoded by the coding sequence ATGGGAAAATATAATGCTAATACTGGTTTAAGTGAAGTATGGTACTCAGTATTACAAAGTGAAGCAGGTAGCGCAGTAACATTAAGTGAAATCGACATGATTGATTACTTAAAAGAAATGTCATTTGAAATAGGTGAGGAATTAACACGTGGTTATGGTTCTAACAAAACGGCAGAGGTTGCAAAATCAGGCGGAGAACCTACATTAAACTTAACGTTCCACAAATTACCTGTATCAGTACAAGAAAAAATTCTAGGCTTAACAAAACATGCAACAAATCAAAAAGTGTACGGTATGGTCGGAAGTAAGAAAATCGTTTATGTTGCACTTGCATTTGCGAGAACAATGGAAGACGGTTCGAAAGAATGGTTCGGTTTTGCTAAAGGTGTATTCACTAAACCTAACAAAGAAGGACAAACTAAAGAAAACGACGTTGAATTCGGACAAGATGAGATTGAAGGTCAGTTTATGGAACGCTATATCGACGGTTTCGATGAAAAAGAAGCGGTTATCATGACTTATGATGAAGCAGGCGAAACTGATGGTCGAGACACAGTATTTGAATCTATCTTTGGTAAACCTTATCCAGGTATTATTGACGGTACACCAGTAGGAACAGTACCAGAAGCTTAA
- a CDS encoding phage head-tail adapter protein — protein MAQYNRKFVTGGQMRTPVIFYVVKPSDDFMPGESVSEVFYQCFANVYPPSQKDMNMTDNKAVVTMVTYYPVGLEITDDMKFEIDLPRYKGKLFNIHTLEDDTDNHRNIKIIGEYSE, from the coding sequence ATGGCACAATATAATAGGAAATTTGTAACAGGCGGTCAAATGAGAACACCTGTTATTTTTTATGTCGTAAAACCGAGTGATGATTTTATGCCTGGTGAATCGGTCAGTGAAGTTTTTTATCAATGTTTTGCGAACGTATATCCACCTTCACAAAAAGATATGAACATGACAGATAACAAGGCAGTCGTCACAATGGTTACGTACTACCCAGTAGGTTTAGAAATAACAGATGATATGAAATTCGAAATTGATTTACCTCGTTATAAGGGAAAACTATTCAACATTCACACTTTAGAAGACGATACCGATAATCATAGAAATATAAAAATTATTGGAGAATATTCTGAATGA
- a CDS encoding phage major capsid protein: MAINDVLEKQKFQNSQELLKEFAELNPEAKQEDVVKAYSNYMSAYTEDLTKALKEEIRQEQGDVAVLNKRSVNALTSDEKKFYNALVSEDHVNTDTNWKDGELLPETVVDRIFEDIEADHPLLKHINIQRSGLKTRVIRSNTEGQVVWGKIFGEIRGQLEATFYEQDISLGKATAFVVVPKDLKDAGVQWVDRFVRAQIKEAFAVAIEKTAIQGLGKAQDQPVGLMKEINRTNGAVADKVVAGSLTLATPETAIKEIGKIISNLSTKEYYDKDGNVKTSKGANVINNVVIVLNPVDYIYTGVAFMQVHNGAFVSPVPFNVTFEQSEFVPAGKAVAYDKSRYNFYAGSEVIVRTFDQTLALEDMDLYTAKQFLYAEPDDNKTSFVYDVDFSSHGAPASTPEA, encoded by the coding sequence ATGGCAATTAACGATGTATTAGAAAAACAAAAGTTTCAAAACTCACAGGAGTTATTAAAAGAATTCGCTGAATTAAATCCAGAAGCAAAACAAGAGGACGTTGTAAAAGCGTACTCAAACTACATGAGTGCTTATACAGAGGATTTAACGAAAGCATTAAAAGAAGAAATCAGACAAGAACAAGGTGACGTAGCAGTATTGAATAAACGTAGTGTGAACGCGTTAACTTCAGATGAAAAGAAATTCTACAATGCTTTAGTTTCTGAAGACCACGTTAATACAGATACAAACTGGAAAGATGGAGAGTTATTACCTGAAACAGTTGTTGACCGTATCTTTGAAGATATTGAAGCAGACCACCCATTATTAAAACACATCAACATTCAACGTTCTGGATTAAAAACACGTGTTATTCGTTCGAATACAGAAGGTCAAGTAGTGTGGGGGAAAATTTTCGGAGAAATTCGTGGACAATTAGAAGCAACATTCTACGAACAAGACATTTCACTTGGTAAAGCTACAGCATTTGTAGTTGTTCCTAAAGACTTAAAAGATGCTGGTGTACAATGGGTTGACCGTTTTGTACGCGCACAAATCAAAGAGGCGTTTGCAGTAGCAATTGAAAAAACAGCTATACAAGGTTTAGGTAAAGCACAAGACCAACCTGTTGGATTAATGAAAGAAATTAATCGTACAAACGGTGCAGTAGCAGATAAAGTTGTTGCAGGAAGCTTAACATTAGCAACACCTGAAACTGCAATCAAAGAAATTGGTAAAATTATCAGCAACTTATCAACTAAAGAGTATTACGATAAAGACGGTAACGTTAAAACATCAAAAGGTGCTAACGTGATTAACAACGTTGTTATCGTTTTAAATCCAGTTGATTACATTTATACTGGTGTTGCGTTTATGCAAGTGCATAATGGTGCGTTTGTTAGCCCAGTTCCATTCAATGTAACATTCGAACAATCTGAATTTGTCCCTGCTGGTAAAGCTGTTGCTTATGACAAATCACGTTATAACTTCTACGCAGGTAGTGAAGTTATCGTACGTACGTTTGACCAAACGTTAGCATTAGAAGATATGGATTTATATACTGCGAAACAGTTCTTATACGCAGAGCCTGATGATAATAAAACGTCATTTGTATATGATGTAGACTTCTCATCACATGGTGCGCCTGCATCTACACCAGAAGCATAA
- a CDS encoding Clp protease ClpP, which produces MKVDRSKGFFNVTKQTKTKAKMDIFGEIVDDQLADSQTSAISFRDALNELGDVEDIEINLNSPGGSVFSGIAIANQISNHPAKITVNISGLAASIASVIAVAADHVKMAKNSMMMIHEVWSPFVGSHNEMRKFADDLEKINETVFNSYLEKNPEIDHALLKDMMAKETWLSSDEALELGLVDEVTQANKASAKISKEMEAQFKNMPELDNDTVETPKETEEVTVDDVMAILKAIQSDVKEIKENTKTKEEKEEKSDETKTQEVPVNSFARLFNLSREDDK; this is translated from the coding sequence ATGAAGGTAGATCGTAGTAAAGGTTTCTTTAATGTAACTAAACAAACCAAAACAAAAGCGAAGATGGATATTTTTGGGGAAATCGTTGACGACCAACTTGCCGATTCACAAACAAGTGCAATATCTTTCAGAGATGCATTAAATGAATTAGGCGACGTTGAAGATATAGAAATTAATTTAAATTCTCCAGGTGGGTCAGTGTTCAGTGGTATAGCGATTGCAAATCAAATTTCAAACCACCCTGCTAAAATCACAGTTAATATTAGTGGCTTAGCTGCAAGTATTGCGTCGGTTATTGCAGTAGCTGCAGACCATGTAAAAATGGCTAAAAACTCAATGATGATGATACATGAAGTATGGTCACCTTTTGTAGGGTCACACAATGAAATGAGAAAGTTTGCAGATGACTTAGAAAAAATTAACGAAACTGTGTTTAACAGCTACTTAGAGAAGAATCCGGAAATTGACCATGCGCTTCTAAAAGATATGATGGCTAAAGAAACATGGTTAAGTAGTGATGAAGCACTTGAATTAGGATTAGTCGATGAAGTAACGCAAGCAAATAAAGCGTCTGCAAAAATTTCAAAAGAAATGGAGGCTCAATTTAAAAATATGCCAGAATTAGATAATGATACGGTTGAAACACCTAAAGAAACCGAAGAAGTAACAGTTGACGACGTTATGGCAATATTGAAAGCAATTCAGTCAGATGTCAAAGAGATTAAAGAAAACACTAAAACTAAAGAAGAAAAAGAAGAAAAGTCTGACGAAACTAAAACACAGGAAGTTCCTGTTAACAGTTTTGCTAGGCTTTTTAATTTATCAAGAGAGGATGACAAATAA
- a CDS encoding phage portal protein, which translates to MSIFDRIMGKNEAIEFSYDLDLLHETSNKTYMKKWALNTSINMIARTISQTKFEVLDKGVKDETSVTYYKLNVRPNTDESASTFWQRVIRKLILDNEVLIVVTDTKDLIIADDFEREEYALYDDIFKHVKVGDYEFERSFKMSDVIYLTYSNESITSMVEGLFADYGELFGRMIANKKLESQIRATLAMDGTVPMNKDSQAKIQDFVSKAYEAYSTNDVAIIPVRKGYTYEEHSKSTTSKVTSVDELSKVPTELLKFVSRSLHIPVGLILGETADIEAMTDNYMKFCITPILEMITDELNAKWFSEKGYKEGKRIKAISIDAYDPIQKAEAIDKLIASSVFTVNQVLDMFGYPPSEDEDADKRVITKNLQSVKEVSDDTLKGGENNEGRS; encoded by the coding sequence ATGTCGATTTTTGATAGAATAATGGGAAAAAACGAAGCGATCGAATTTAGTTATGATTTAGATTTATTACATGAAACGTCAAATAAAACATATATGAAAAAGTGGGCGTTAAACACAAGTATTAATATGATTGCCAGAACGATTAGTCAGACAAAGTTTGAAGTGCTTGATAAAGGTGTTAAAGATGAAACTTCGGTCACATACTACAAATTAAATGTTAGACCTAATACCGATGAGTCAGCATCAACTTTTTGGCAACGCGTTATCCGTAAGCTAATTCTTGATAATGAAGTTTTGATTGTGGTTACAGATACAAAAGACTTAATCATAGCAGACGACTTTGAAAGAGAAGAATATGCATTATACGATGACATATTCAAACATGTAAAAGTGGGTGATTATGAGTTTGAACGCAGCTTTAAAATGAGTGATGTTATTTACTTAACGTACAGCAATGAGTCTATTACAAGTATGGTAGAGGGGTTGTTTGCAGATTACGGAGAATTATTTGGTCGTATGATTGCAAATAAAAAGTTGGAGAGTCAAATAAGAGCCACACTTGCAATGGATGGAACAGTTCCTATGAACAAAGATTCACAAGCTAAGATACAAGATTTCGTTTCTAAAGCGTATGAAGCTTATTCAACAAATGATGTTGCCATTATTCCTGTACGTAAAGGTTATACGTATGAAGAACATAGTAAGTCTACAACATCAAAGGTAACAAGCGTGGACGAGCTATCCAAAGTACCAACAGAACTATTGAAGTTCGTCTCAAGAAGCTTGCACATACCTGTTGGTTTGATACTAGGAGAAACAGCAGACATTGAAGCAATGACAGATAATTATATGAAGTTCTGTATTACACCTATCCTTGAAATGATAACAGACGAATTAAATGCAAAATGGTTTAGTGAAAAAGGATATAAAGAAGGTAAGAGAATTAAAGCTATATCTATAGATGCGTATGATCCGATTCAAAAAGCAGAAGCAATTGATAAGTTAATAGCGAGTTCAGTATTCACTGTCAACCAAGTATTAGATATGTTCGGTTACCCACCTAGTGAAGATGAAGACGCAGATAAGCGTGTGATTACGAAGAACTTACAATCTGTAAAAGAAGTAAGTGACGATACTTTGAAAGGTGGTGAGAATAATGAAGGTAGATCGTAG